The following proteins come from a genomic window of Proteiniphilum propionicum:
- the map gene encoding type I methionyl aminopeptidase codes for MIILKTDEEIEFMREANRLVGMTLGELSKHIRPGITTLQLDKIAEEFIRDHGAVPTFLGYGGFPNSICTSVNENVVHGIPNNKPLFEGDVISIDCGTKKGGFCGDSAYTFCVGEVNESVKRLLNVTIDALYKGIEQAKEGNRIGDIGSTIQAYCESNGYSVVRELVGHGIGRQMHEPPEVPNYGRRGTGQLIKNGMCIAIEPMINMGSKNVVFEKDGWTVRTKDRKPSAHFEHTIAIRNGSADILSTFEFI; via the coding sequence GTGATAATACTGAAAACAGACGAAGAGATCGAGTTCATGCGTGAAGCTAACCGCTTGGTGGGTATGACGCTAGGAGAACTTTCAAAGCACATCAGGCCGGGAATAACAACCTTGCAGCTTGATAAGATCGCAGAAGAGTTTATCAGGGATCACGGTGCAGTTCCCACTTTTTTAGGATACGGCGGTTTCCCAAATTCTATCTGTACTTCGGTGAACGAAAATGTGGTACACGGCATTCCCAACAACAAACCACTGTTTGAAGGTGATGTGATCTCAATTGATTGCGGTACCAAAAAGGGAGGTTTTTGCGGTGACTCGGCCTACACTTTTTGCGTAGGAGAGGTTAACGAGAGCGTGAAGAGACTGTTGAATGTTACCATTGATGCTCTCTACAAAGGCATTGAACAGGCAAAGGAAGGCAATAGAATTGGTGATATCGGTTCAACAATACAGGCATACTGCGAATCTAATGGATATTCTGTAGTTCGCGAGCTGGTAGGACATGGTATTGGCAGACAGATGCACGAACCTCCGGAAGTGCCGAACTACGGCAGGCGGGGTACAGGCCAGCTAATTAAGAATGGCATGTGTATTGCAATTGAACCGATGATAAATATGGGTAGCAAAAATGTTGTTTTCGAAAAAGACGGATGGACAGTTAGAACCAAAGATCGAAAGCCATCGGCTCATTTTGAGCACACAATTGCTATCCGTAACGGAAGCGCTGATATTTTATCAACATTTGAATTTATTTAG